One Bacteroidota bacterium DNA segment encodes these proteins:
- a CDS encoding 2-oxoacid:ferredoxin oxidoreductase subunit beta codes for MTADQHIDIQNIPQLTREDFVSDQMVKWCPGCGDHAILKSMEKVFPQMGVRKEDFVVVSGIGCSSRFPYYMNTYGIHGIHGRAAAIASGVKIANPNLSVWMITGDGDSMAIGGNHFIHVVRRNIDINILLFNNKIYGLTKGQYSPTTPKGSITKTSPQGSFEEPFNPGELIIGAQGKFFARVVDTNPKMMTDILVESAKHKGTSVVEILQNCVIFNNKVHNLITAKETKDDNQLILEAGKPMIYGADRNKGIVLKGTRLETVVIGENGITELDLLVHDPYNPDPGIHVMLSKMQVPEFPVALGIIRAVETDTYEDLMTKSISYAKQNSHIKCVDDLLKSGSTWEI; via the coding sequence ATGACGGCAGATCAACATATAGACATTCAAAACATTCCTCAATTAACAAGAGAGGATTTTGTTAGTGATCAAATGGTTAAGTGGTGCCCTGGTTGTGGCGATCATGCCATTTTGAAATCAATGGAAAAAGTATTCCCCCAAATGGGAGTTCGAAAAGAAGATTTTGTGGTTGTTTCAGGAATTGGTTGTTCCTCTCGTTTTCCATATTACATGAATACTTATGGTATTCATGGTATTCATGGACGGGCTGCTGCCATTGCTTCTGGAGTTAAAATCGCCAATCCGAACCTATCGGTTTGGATGATCACCGGTGATGGTGATAGCATGGCGATTGGAGGAAATCACTTTATTCATGTGGTTCGACGAAATATAGATATAAACATTCTTTTGTTTAACAATAAAATTTATGGCCTTACCAAAGGTCAGTATTCACCAACAACTCCTAAAGGTAGTATCACTAAAACTTCACCTCAGGGATCATTTGAAGAACCATTTAATCCTGGCGAATTGATCATTGGTGCTCAAGGTAAGTTTTTTGCCCGTGTAGTTGATACCAATCCAAAGATGATGACCGATATTTTGGTTGAATCAGCCAAACATAAAGGAACTTCGGTTGTTGAAATCCTGCAAAATTGTGTTATTTTCAATAATAAAGTCCATAATTTGATTACTGCAAAGGAGACAAAAGACGATAATCAGTTAATTTTGGAAGCAGGAAAACCAATGATTTATGGTGCTGATCGAAATAAAGGAATTGTATTGAAAGGAACCCGACTTGAAACGGTTGTGATCGGAGAAAATGGAATTACTGAATTAGATTTGTTGGTCCATGATCCATACAACCCCGATCCGGGAATCCATGTCATGCTTTCAAAGATGCAAGTCCCTGAATTCCCTGTTGCATTAGGCATTATTAGAGCAGTAGAAACTGATACTTACGAGGATTTGATGACTAAATCAATCAGTTATGCAAAGCAAAATTCGCACATCAAATGTGTTGATGACCTATTGAAGAGTGGAAGTACCTGGGAAATTTAA
- a CDS encoding 2-oxoacid:acceptor oxidoreductase subunit alpha: protein MDNTKKNPIVELDNVVLRFAGDSGDGMQLTGALFSDSAAFAGNDFATFPDYPAEIRAPQGTVAGVSGFQIHFGHTNIHTSGDLADVLVAMNPASLKATLKWTKPSATIIVDSDTFIDKGFEKAGYLRNPLEDNSLDGFNVIKAPISMLTKKAVEELDLDNKVALKSKNMFALGIVLYLFNRELEKTNEFFERKFKKNPIIVEANKRVLRAGFNFAENIEAISQTYNVQPAVLEKGTYRNITGNVATAWGFLAAAEKSGLQLFLGSYPITPATEILQELTKHKQLGAKAFQAEDEIAGICSSIGASYTGSLALTTTSGPGLSLKSEAIGLAVMTELPIVIVDVQRGGPSTGLPTKSEQSDLYQALFGRNGEAPVIVIAAITSEDCFYSAFEASKLAVEHMTPVILLTDGALANGSEVFRIPKMAQMPKITPPLAKANDPVYKPYLRNTDKLSRQWAVPGTEGLRHRIGGLEKENGSGNVSHDPMNHQIMTQIRDEKVQRVANFIPEQKIIGAEEGDVLVVSWGGTYGVMLTAVEKMLADGHTISMAHFKYIHPLPKNTEDILKRFKKILVCELNNGQFVNYLRMKFPAYNYQQYNKIQGLPFMVSELEEKFISILNDQKS, encoded by the coding sequence ATGGATAATACGAAAAAGAATCCGATTGTTGAATTAGACAATGTAGTATTAAGATTCGCTGGTGACTCTGGCGATGGGATGCAATTGACGGGAGCTTTGTTTTCAGATTCCGCCGCATTTGCAGGTAACGATTTCGCTACCTTTCCCGACTATCCGGCCGAAATTAGGGCACCTCAAGGAACTGTTGCCGGGGTATCAGGATTTCAAATTCATTTTGGGCATACCAATATACATACTTCAGGCGATTTAGCCGATGTATTGGTAGCCATGAACCCTGCTTCTTTGAAAGCTACTTTGAAGTGGACCAAACCAAGTGCTACAATTATTGTTGATTCTGATACCTTTATTGATAAAGGGTTCGAGAAAGCCGGTTATTTAAGAAATCCGCTTGAAGACAATTCATTGGATGGCTTTAATGTAATTAAGGCTCCAATTTCAATGTTGACCAAAAAAGCGGTTGAGGAACTGGATCTTGATAACAAGGTGGCTCTTAAGAGTAAAAATATGTTCGCGTTGGGAATCGTTCTTTATCTTTTTAATAGGGAGCTTGAAAAAACCAATGAATTTTTTGAACGAAAGTTTAAGAAAAACCCAATTATCGTTGAGGCTAATAAAAGAGTACTTCGGGCTGGTTTTAATTTTGCCGAGAATATTGAAGCAATTAGCCAAACTTATAATGTACAACCCGCTGTTCTTGAAAAGGGAACTTACAGAAATATTACCGGAAACGTTGCTACAGCTTGGGGCTTTTTAGCAGCTGCTGAAAAATCAGGATTACAACTTTTTCTGGGTTCTTATCCTATTACTCCTGCAACTGAAATCCTGCAAGAACTCACCAAACATAAACAATTAGGGGCCAAAGCTTTTCAAGCTGAGGACGAAATTGCAGGTATTTGTTCTTCTATCGGGGCCAGTTATACAGGTTCGCTTGCACTTACAACCACTTCAGGTCCGGGACTTTCATTAAAAAGTGAGGCCATCGGCCTAGCAGTAATGACCGAACTGCCGATTGTTATTGTTGATGTACAAAGAGGCGGACCATCTACAGGTCTGCCGACTAAATCTGAACAATCCGATTTGTATCAGGCTTTGTTTGGACGAAATGGGGAAGCACCGGTAATTGTTATTGCCGCGATTACTTCTGAAGATTGTTTTTATTCAGCTTTTGAAGCTTCTAAATTAGCTGTTGAGCACATGACTCCGGTAATCCTGCTTACGGATGGTGCTTTGGCTAACGGATCAGAAGTATTTCGTATTCCTAAAATGGCACAGATGCCTAAGATAACTCCTCCTCTTGCAAAAGCAAATGATCCTGTATATAAACCTTATTTAAGAAATACAGACAAGCTAAGTCGCCAATGGGCCGTACCCGGAACCGAGGGTTTACGTCACAGAATTGGTGGTCTGGAAAAAGAAAATGGCTCAGGCAACGTATCTCACGATCCGATGAATCACCAAATCATGACCCAGATCAGGGATGAAAAAGTACAACGGGTTGCTAATTTTATTCCTGAGCAGAAAATTATTGGTGCTGAGGAAGGCGATGTTTTAGTTGTCAGCTGGGGCGGAACATATGGAGTGATGCTCACAGCAGTTGAGAAAATGCTGGCAGATGGACATACAATCAGTATGGCACATTTCAAGTATATCCATCCTTTGCCTAAGAATACCGAAGATATACTAAAAAGATTCAAAAAGATTCTGGTTTGCGAATTGAACAATGGTCAATTTGTAAATTATTTAAGAATGAAATTCCCGGCATACAATTACCAGCAGTATAATAAAATTCAGGGATTGCCTTTTATGGTTTCCGAATTAGAAGAAAAATTTATCTCCATCTTAAATGATCAAAAATCATGA
- a CDS encoding 4Fe-4S binding protein, protein MAYKISDDCTACGTCIDECPVDAISEGDIYVIDPDVCTDCGSCADVCPVEAISPE, encoded by the coding sequence ATGGCTTATAAAATAAGTGACGATTGTACCGCTTGTGGTACTTGTATTGACGAATGTCCTGTTGATGCAATTTCTGAAGGTGACATCTATGTAATTGACCCGGACGTATGTACAGACTGTGGTTCATGCGCAGACGTTTGCCCAGTTGAAGCAATTTCACCTGAATAA
- a CDS encoding 2-oxoglutarate dehydrogenase E1 component: MDKFSYLNNIDPDVIENLYQNFKENPGSVDESWRMFFEGYEFSRTNYAQTENNIRVYPDEFKVINLINAYRQRGHLFTKTNPVRARRKYSPTLDIENFDLTKSDLERNFQAGNEIGIGRATLQQIIDHLNATYCQSIGAEYTYIRNIGILQWLRDKMESTKNSQTLELKQKSHLLEKLAQAVNFEKFIHKRFPGQKRFSLEGAESLIPAMDAIIEKGAEAGNEEFVIGLAHRGRLNILANILKKPIREIFSEFEGKEYDDETLLGDVKYHLGYTSKQKTAGGKDIQLTLSPNPSHLEAVNPVVEGIVRAKIDHDYNGDTNKITPILIHGDASIAGQGIVYEVIQMAGLSGYKTGGTIHLVINNQIGFTTNYLDARTSTYCTDIAKTIQSPVFHVNGDDVEAVVYAVELAIEFRTKFGKDVFIDLLCYRKYGHNEGDEPRFTQPLLYKIIEKHPNPHEIYKKKLLEKGDITEQECEKIESRISGSLEQSFEDSKKIKKSHITFFLEETWKNIRKAKVGDFYLSPDSSVSKELLIEIGTQISSIPDHINLFRKTVKLQQDRLNMIEDGQALDWAMGELLAYGSLLMEGIPIRLSGQDVARGTFSHRHAVLRLEDSEEEYLPLNHIKNKKASIEIFNSPLSEYGVLGFEYGYSLTSPHSLTIWEAQFGDFNNGAQIIIDQFLSSAEDKWNVMNDLVLLLPHGYEGQGPEHSSARLERFLILCAENNMQIVNCTTPANFFHVLRRQFKRDFRKPLIIFTPKSLLRHPKCVSPLADFTVNGFKEVLDDHSADPDQITKVVFCSGKIYYDLLAEKHKLNNTTIALVRLEQIYPLPIKQLRLIIKKYKNSKNWIWVQEEPVNMGAWTFLHHNFNDVPLKNIARPASGSPATGSSKFHAIRQQKIIDKTFEECNCPNLLKECEMVCIGNKWRTFEKEIKIDPKMSDSSSFSALKKL; encoded by the coding sequence ATGGATAAGTTTTCTTATTTAAACAATATTGACCCGGATGTAATTGAAAATCTTTACCAGAATTTTAAAGAAAATCCTGGTTCGGTTGATGAAAGTTGGAGGATGTTTTTTGAAGGATATGAATTTTCAAGAACCAACTACGCCCAAACAGAAAACAATATCAGGGTTTATCCCGATGAATTTAAAGTTATCAATTTAATAAATGCCTATCGCCAACGAGGACACTTATTTACTAAAACTAACCCTGTTCGGGCACGCCGAAAATATAGCCCAACGCTTGATATTGAAAATTTCGATCTGACAAAATCTGATCTGGAAAGAAATTTTCAGGCAGGAAATGAAATTGGAATAGGAAGAGCTACACTTCAACAAATCATTGATCATCTTAACGCGACCTATTGTCAATCAATCGGAGCTGAATACACGTATATCCGAAACATTGGAATACTTCAATGGCTTCGTGATAAAATGGAATCAACCAAAAATTCACAAACGCTTGAACTAAAACAAAAGTCACATCTTCTGGAAAAGTTGGCCCAAGCGGTAAATTTTGAAAAATTTATTCATAAAAGATTTCCCGGACAAAAAAGATTTTCGTTAGAAGGTGCAGAATCACTCATCCCTGCAATGGATGCAATTATTGAAAAGGGAGCTGAGGCAGGAAATGAAGAATTTGTAATAGGATTGGCACATCGGGGCAGGCTTAATATTCTGGCAAATATTTTAAAGAAACCTATCAGGGAGATTTTTAGTGAATTTGAGGGAAAAGAATACGATGATGAAACTTTGCTTGGCGATGTAAAATATCATCTTGGATACACTTCTAAACAAAAAACTGCCGGAGGAAAGGATATTCAACTGACACTTTCGCCAAACCCATCTCACCTTGAAGCCGTTAATCCGGTGGTTGAAGGGATCGTCAGGGCCAAGATTGATCATGATTATAACGGTGACACAAATAAAATAACCCCAATCCTGATCCATGGTGATGCATCCATTGCCGGACAAGGAATAGTTTACGAAGTTATTCAGATGGCAGGTTTATCAGGTTATAAAACCGGAGGAACCATACACCTGGTTATTAATAACCAAATTGGTTTTACCACCAATTATCTCGATGCACGTACGAGTACCTATTGCACGGATATAGCCAAAACAATACAATCACCTGTTTTTCACGTGAATGGTGATGATGTTGAGGCAGTCGTTTACGCGGTTGAATTGGCCATTGAATTCCGTACAAAATTTGGTAAAGATGTGTTTATTGACCTGCTTTGTTATCGTAAATATGGACATAATGAAGGCGACGAACCACGTTTTACACAACCCTTACTCTACAAGATAATTGAAAAGCATCCTAATCCACACGAGATTTACAAGAAAAAACTTCTTGAAAAAGGAGACATCACTGAACAGGAATGCGAAAAAATAGAATCCCGAATTTCAGGATCGCTCGAACAAAGTTTTGAAGATTCTAAAAAAATTAAAAAATCACATATAACTTTCTTTTTAGAAGAAACCTGGAAGAATATCCGAAAAGCCAAGGTTGGTGATTTTTACTTATCACCGGATTCGAGTGTTTCAAAAGAGTTATTGATTGAGATTGGTACTCAAATTTCATCCATCCCCGATCATATAAATCTCTTCCGAAAAACAGTTAAATTACAGCAGGATAGGCTTAATATGATTGAAGATGGTCAGGCCCTTGATTGGGCCATGGGCGAATTACTTGCTTACGGCAGTTTATTGATGGAAGGAATCCCTATCCGCTTGAGCGGGCAGGATGTGGCTCGTGGCACATTTAGTCATCGGCATGCGGTTTTACGATTAGAAGATTCGGAAGAAGAATACCTCCCTTTAAACCATATCAAAAATAAAAAAGCTTCGATTGAAATTTTCAATTCTCCCTTATCAGAATATGGAGTACTGGGATTTGAATATGGTTATTCACTAACCTCACCTCATAGTCTTACAATTTGGGAAGCTCAATTTGGTGATTTCAACAATGGTGCCCAAATTATTATCGATCAGTTTTTAAGTAGTGCCGAAGACAAATGGAACGTAATGAATGATTTGGTTTTGTTACTTCCACATGGTTATGAAGGACAGGGTCCCGAACATTCCAGTGCACGATTGGAACGATTTCTGATTTTATGTGCTGAGAATAATATGCAGATCGTAAATTGTACAACCCCTGCCAATTTTTTTCATGTTTTACGTCGCCAATTCAAAAGGGATTTCCGAAAACCTTTGATCATCTTCACTCCAAAAAGTTTGCTTCGACACCCAAAATGCGTTTCTCCTTTAGCAGATTTTACGGTAAACGGATTTAAAGAAGTATTAGATGATCATAGTGCAGATCCGGATCAGATAACAAAAGTTGTATTTTGTAGTGGTAAAATTTATTACGATTTACTTGCAGAAAAACACAAACTGAATAATACGACTATTGCGCTTGTGCGGCTCGAACAAATTTATCCATTGCCAATTAAGCAACTCCGATTAATCATTAAGAAATACAAAAACAGTAAAAACTGGATTTGGGTACAGGAAGAACCCGTAAACATGGGAGCATGGACATTTTTACATCATAATTTTAATGATGTTCCGTTAAAGAACATTGCCCGACCTGCAAGCGGTTCACCTGCAACTGGTTCTTCTAAATTTCATGCAATCAGGCAACAAAAAATTATTGATAAAACGTTCGAAGAATGTAATTGCCCGAATTTATTGAAAGAATGTGAAATGGTTTGTATTGGGAATAAATGGCGTACCTTTGAGAAAGAGATAAAAATTGATCCTAAAATGAGTGACAGCAGTTCTTTTTCAGCCCTAAAAAAGCTCTAA
- the odhB gene encoding 2-oxoglutarate dehydrogenase complex dihydrolipoyllysine-residue succinyltransferase — protein MKIEIKVPSPGESISEVQLAKWLVENGDFVQKNQEIAEVDSDKATLSIAAEDAGTIEIMVEAGETIAVGTIIAAINTSAKAPGKTASELPKSIVHDIIPEKKPEPIKIESEKGINKVTSEIGFAHISPLAQKLMSEHHIDEAQLIHFFRNQRLSKKDVEFYLSSKEKNTDHKTIANTVTSRDVEKVKMSTLRLKLAKRLVSVKNETAMLTTFNEVNMGPVMEIRQQYKDVFKETHGVGLGFMSFFTKAVAEALILFPQINAQIDGEEIVHFKYADIGIAVSAPKGLMVPVLRNAEGMSLAEIELKIKELATKARDNKITLDDMTGGTFTITNGGVFGSMLSTPIINPPQSAILGMHNIVDRPVAVNGKVEIQPIMYLALSYDHRIVDGKDSVSFLVKIKELIEDPSKLLFGGQDPIKSLLGI, from the coding sequence ATGAAAATTGAAATAAAAGTTCCCAGTCCGGGTGAATCAATCTCCGAAGTTCAATTGGCCAAATGGTTGGTTGAAAACGGTGATTTTGTTCAAAAAAATCAGGAAATTGCCGAAGTTGATTCGGATAAAGCAACCTTAAGCATTGCTGCCGAAGATGCAGGCACCATCGAGATAATGGTGGAAGCAGGTGAAACGATCGCTGTTGGAACCATTATTGCAGCTATCAATACGTCTGCAAAAGCCCCGGGAAAAACAGCTTCTGAGCTTCCAAAATCAATTGTTCATGATATAATTCCGGAGAAAAAACCAGAACCAATTAAAATTGAATCGGAGAAAGGAATAAATAAAGTAACCTCCGAGATAGGTTTTGCGCACATTTCACCTTTGGCTCAAAAACTAATGAGCGAACATCACATTGATGAAGCACAACTCATTCATTTTTTCAGGAATCAAAGGTTATCCAAAAAGGATGTTGAATTTTATTTAAGCAGCAAAGAAAAAAACACTGATCATAAAACCATTGCAAATACTGTAACAAGCCGAGATGTTGAAAAAGTAAAAATGTCGACCCTTCGATTAAAGCTTGCAAAAAGATTGGTTTCTGTAAAGAATGAAACTGCGATGCTCACTACTTTTAACGAGGTGAATATGGGTCCGGTAATGGAAATTCGGCAACAATATAAGGATGTCTTCAAAGAAACTCACGGTGTCGGACTTGGGTTCATGTCATTCTTTACAAAAGCTGTGGCTGAAGCATTAATCTTATTTCCACAAATTAATGCCCAAATTGACGGTGAAGAGATCGTTCATTTCAAATATGCTGACATCGGTATTGCAGTTAGTGCCCCTAAAGGATTAATGGTTCCGGTGTTGCGCAATGCAGAAGGAATGAGCCTGGCCGAAATTGAACTTAAAATAAAAGAACTGGCAACCAAAGCCAGGGATAATAAAATTACACTTGATGACATGACAGGAGGTACCTTTACGATCACCAATGGTGGTGTTTTCGGGTCAATGCTCTCCACTCCTATTATCAATCCTCCACAAAGTGCAATTTTGGGCATGCACAATATTGTGGATCGCCCTGTTGCAGTGAACGGCAAGGTTGAAATTCAGCCAATCATGTACCTTGCTTTATCTTACGATCATCGCATTGTTGACGGAAAAGATTCGGTAAGTTTTTTGGTAAAAATCAAAGAATTAATCGAAGATCCTTCCAAATTGTTATTTGGTGGACAAGATCCTATAAAATCCCTTTTAGGTATATAG
- the nadB gene encoding L-aspartate oxidase, giving the protein MRKKFDFLVIGSGIAGLSFALKVAEYGTVCIISKEKAEETATRYAQGGIAAVMYSPDTYEKHIRDTMVAGDELSNPDIVRLTITESTERVKELIEWGTKFDLKDSGKYDLAREGGHSEYRVLHHKDSTGQEIQRALLSQIQNHPNIELLENHFSLDLITQHHLKMEVNKQTKDVKCFGSYVLNIKTNKIHTILSRITLLATGGLGNSYSTTTNPKLATGDGVAMVYRAKGVIENMEFIQFHPTSLYNPGETPSFLITEAMRGFGGILKTQKGEKFMNKYDERGSLAPRDIVARAIDSELKQSGDDHVYLDCTHLDKNKLIVEFPTIYAKCLSIGIDLTKEMIPVVPAAHYSCGGIKVDEYSRSSIQNLYASGECASTGLHGANRLASNSLLEAAVFSHRASVDAIKVFKNINFCNEVPDWDSSGTVLNEELVLITQTYRELQLIMTNYVGIVRSNLRLQRALTRLKLIYKETEDLFDKSILTIQICELRNLINVAYLITKMAMNRKESRGLHYSIDYPKDK; this is encoded by the coding sequence ATGCGTAAAAAATTTGATTTTTTGGTTATTGGCTCCGGGATTGCCGGTTTGAGTTTTGCACTTAAAGTAGCTGAGTATGGTACCGTTTGTATTATCAGTAAAGAAAAAGCCGAAGAAACAGCAACTAGATATGCCCAGGGCGGGATCGCAGCCGTAATGTATTCGCCCGATACCTATGAAAAACATATTCGTGATACCATGGTTGCAGGTGATGAACTAAGCAATCCCGACATTGTTAGGTTAACCATTACAGAATCAACCGAACGAGTCAAGGAACTTATAGAATGGGGTACGAAATTCGACCTGAAAGATTCAGGTAAATACGATTTGGCAAGAGAAGGGGGCCACTCAGAGTATCGCGTTCTTCATCATAAGGACAGCACCGGACAGGAAATTCAACGAGCACTGCTTAGTCAAATTCAAAACCATCCAAATATCGAACTGCTTGAAAATCATTTTAGTCTGGATTTGATTACCCAACATCACCTAAAAATGGAGGTAAATAAACAGACGAAAGATGTTAAATGTTTTGGATCTTATGTTTTAAATATCAAAACGAATAAAATCCATACAATACTTTCAAGAATTACTCTGCTTGCAACCGGAGGATTGGGAAATTCCTACAGTACCACAACCAATCCCAAATTAGCCACCGGTGATGGTGTAGCTATGGTTTACCGTGCTAAAGGAGTTATTGAGAATATGGAATTTATTCAATTTCATCCAACCTCACTTTACAATCCTGGCGAAACCCCATCTTTTCTGATAACAGAAGCCATGCGAGGGTTTGGAGGAATTCTAAAGACCCAAAAAGGTGAAAAATTCATGAATAAATATGACGAAAGGGGTTCATTGGCCCCTCGTGATATTGTAGCTCGTGCCATCGATTCGGAATTGAAACAAAGCGGCGACGATCATGTTTATTTGGATTGTACCCATTTAGATAAAAACAAACTGATCGTCGAGTTCCCAACAATCTATGCTAAGTGCTTAAGCATTGGAATTGATCTTACCAAAGAAATGATTCCCGTAGTTCCGGCTGCACATTATTCATGCGGAGGCATTAAAGTTGATGAATATTCAAGAAGTTCCATCCAAAATTTATATGCTTCGGGCGAATGTGCTTCAACCGGTTTACACGGGGCCAATCGACTGGCTTCAAACTCACTGCTTGAGGCGGCCGTTTTTTCGCACCGGGCAAGTGTAGATGCAATAAAGGTTTTTAAAAATATTAATTTTTGCAACGAAGTTCCCGATTGGGATTCATCAGGTACTGTGCTGAATGAAGAACTTGTTTTGATCACTCAAACATACAGAGAACTTCAATTGATTATGACAAACTATGTTGGTATTGTTCGCTCAAATTTAAGACTTCAAAGAGCCTTGACACGTCTCAAACTTATTTATAAAGAAACAGAAGATCTATTTGACAAATCGATACTTACCATTCAAATTTGTGAATTAAGAAACCTTATAAATGTTGCCTACCTGATCACGAAAATGGCAATGAACCGGAAAGAAAGCAGGGGCCTGCATTATTCAATTGATTATCCAAAAGATAAATAA
- a CDS encoding gamma carbonic anhydrase family protein — protein MALIKEVNGFLPQIGTDCFIAENSTIIGDVIIGNKCSIWFNAIIRGDVHYIRIGNNVNIQDGTIIHCTYQKSPVNIGNNVSIAHGAIIHGCTIKDNVLIGMGAIIMDDAVIESNSIIAAGAVVSKNTHVTSGSVYGGIPAKKIKEIDKNLVEGEIERIANSYSLYASWYKK, from the coding sequence ATGGCACTCATAAAAGAAGTTAATGGTTTTCTTCCCCAGATCGGCACTGATTGTTTTATTGCCGAAAATTCGACCATTATTGGGGATGTCATTATAGGCAATAAATGCAGTATTTGGTTTAATGCTATCATAAGGGGCGATGTACATTATATCAGAATTGGGAATAATGTTAACATTCAGGATGGCACAATCATCCATTGCACTTATCAGAAATCACCTGTTAATATTGGCAATAATGTTTCAATTGCCCATGGTGCAATTATTCATGGGTGTACAATTAAAGATAATGTGTTAATTGGGATGGGTGCTATTATTATGGATGATGCGGTAATTGAAAGTAATTCGATAATCGCAGCCGGGGCAGTAGTATCAAAAAACACCCATGTTACCTCAGGAAGCGTTTATGGTGGCATTCCTGCAAAAAAAATAAAAGAAATTGATAAAAACTTGGTTGAAGGTGAAATTGAACGTATTGCAAATAGTTATTCACTTTATGCAAGTTGGTATAAAAAATAG
- a CDS encoding OmpH family outer membrane protein — MKKIVVVISLVLLGSVSCLFAQTNAKLGYINSAELMQVMPGKDTVEARITEYRSSLEQTMQVMYQEYQSKVQEYQGNLATMSQIIKQTKERELNDLQSRIEQFQQSADSDLQAKQAQLFAPVTNRAKEAINAVAKENGYTYIFDLSVGAVIYFEKGENILPLVKAKLGIK; from the coding sequence ATGAAAAAAATTGTAGTTGTTATAAGCTTGGTGTTATTAGGAAGTGTTTCTTGTTTGTTTGCACAAACTAATGCAAAATTGGGATACATTAATTCTGCTGAATTAATGCAAGTTATGCCAGGTAAAGATACCGTTGAAGCAAGAATAACAGAATATAGAAGCTCATTAGAGCAAACAATGCAGGTAATGTACCAGGAATATCAGAGTAAAGTACAAGAGTACCAAGGCAACTTGGCTACCATGTCACAAATCATTAAACAAACTAAAGAAAGAGAACTGAATGATTTGCAAAGTAGAATTGAACAATTTCAGCAATCAGCTGACTCTGACCTTCAGGCTAAACAAGCTCAGCTCTTTGCTCCGGTTACCAATCGTGCAAAAGAAGCGATCAATGCAGTAGCCAAAGAAAATGGTTATACTTATATTTTTGATCTTAGCGTTGGTGCAGTAATTTATTTTGAAAAAGGGGAAAACATTTTACCTTTAGTAAAAGCTAAATTAGGCATCAAGTAA
- a CDS encoding OmpH family outer membrane protein codes for MKKITLTLIIILLMVIGANAQRYAYVDSEYILSNIPEYKDAQDYLNDLSVTWQSEIEAKFAEISRLYENFQNEAVLLPQELRKKREAEIVSKEQQIHELQQRKFGSEGELDQKRKELIQPIQEKVYNAISKIAVEKNYGFVFDKAAGLSILYTDPSLDISDDVLDVVGTLIQTVRREDRKR; via the coding sequence ATGAAAAAGATAACTTTAACATTAATCATTATTTTGTTGATGGTGATAGGAGCAAATGCTCAAAGATATGCCTATGTCGATTCGGAATACATTCTTTCAAATATTCCTGAATATAAAGATGCTCAAGATTATTTAAACGATTTGTCAGTTACCTGGCAATCGGAAATTGAAGCAAAGTTTGCCGAAATATCACGTTTATATGAGAATTTCCAAAATGAAGCAGTTTTATTGCCACAGGAATTAAGAAAAAAGAGAGAGGCTGAAATTGTTTCAAAAGAACAACAAATCCATGAACTTCAACAAAGGAAATTTGGTTCGGAAGGTGAACTTGACCAAAAGCGAAAAGAACTAATACAGCCAATACAGGAGAAAGTGTATAATGCAATTTCAAAAATTGCGGTAGAGAAAAATTATGGCTTTGTTTTTGACAAGGCCGCAGGACTTTCCATTCTTTATACTGATCCAAGCCTCGACATTAGCGATGATGTTTTAGATGTGGTTGGGACCTTAATACAAACTGTTAGGCGCGAGGATCGTAAAAGATAG